The following coding sequences lie in one Thalassoglobus polymorphus genomic window:
- the infA gene encoding translation initiation factor IF-1: MAKEGAIEMEGTVLEALANTQFRVELENGHVVLAHVSGKMRKNFIRIVPGDSVKVEVSPYDLNRGRIVYRAK; the protein is encoded by the coding sequence ATGGCCAAAGAAGGGGCCATCGAAATGGAAGGCACAGTGCTCGAGGCACTTGCCAATACACAATTCCGAGTGGAGCTGGAGAACGGACACGTTGTTTTGGCCCATGTTTCTGGGAAAATGCGCAAAAACTTTATTCGTATCGTCCCTGGCGATAGCGTGAAAGTTGAAGTCTCTCCCTACGATTTGAATCGTGGGCGCATTGTTTATCGTGCGAAATAG
- a CDS encoding YkgJ family cysteine cluster protein — protein sequence MNNEPWYSDGLKFECTQCGNCCTGAPGFVWVSEEEVKDIAEYLDKPIGEIRLLYTRPARGKTSLTEFANGDCVFFDPQGRGCTIYPVRPIQCKTWPFWKSNVDSPESWEQTRRDCPGIGSGNFVSLEEIQTQLAKTDI from the coding sequence ATGAACAATGAGCCCTGGTACAGTGACGGCCTGAAATTCGAATGTACTCAGTGCGGCAACTGTTGCACGGGTGCGCCTGGCTTTGTTTGGGTCAGCGAAGAGGAAGTGAAGGATATTGCGGAGTATCTCGACAAGCCGATCGGGGAGATTCGCTTGTTGTATACACGCCCCGCACGAGGAAAAACTTCGCTGACAGAATTCGCAAACGGAGACTGTGTCTTTTTTGATCCGCAGGGGCGTGGATGTACAATTTACCCGGTACGTCCGATTCAGTGCAAAACCTGGCCGTTCTGGAAATCGAATGTCGACTCTCCCGAATCGTGGGAACAAACTCGAAGAGACTGCCCCGGAATCGGAAGCGGAAACTTCGTCAGTCTGGAAGAGATTCAGACTCAACTGGCCAAAACGGACATTTAG
- a CDS encoding sensor histidine kinase: MTDETFDSSERKRLEKQYNEVTVLAGGLAHEVRNPLSTISMNLELLLEELEAFDSPAAHRMLQKVKTIQTQCDNLDQVLEAFLQFTRAGELHLERMNLEDVMNQFLEFYKAEAEEHGIDVRPHFQSDIPPVFLDVRLIQQVLTNLVRNAQEAMPSGGLLELQTSCRDNNVVLEIIDTGCGMSPEALDKMFHVFFSTKPAGSGLGLPTVRKIVEAHGGTIDCESELNRGTKFTLVFPIDRADQK, translated from the coding sequence ATGACAGACGAAACCTTCGATTCTTCTGAACGGAAACGACTGGAAAAACAATACAACGAAGTCACAGTGTTGGCTGGGGGGCTCGCACATGAAGTGCGAAATCCACTTTCGACGATCAGCATGAATCTGGAGTTGTTGCTTGAAGAACTCGAAGCATTTGATTCTCCGGCTGCTCACCGCATGTTGCAGAAGGTGAAAACGATTCAGACTCAGTGCGACAATCTCGACCAGGTACTCGAAGCATTTTTGCAGTTCACTCGGGCAGGCGAGTTGCACTTGGAGCGAATGAATCTGGAAGATGTCATGAACCAGTTTCTTGAGTTCTACAAAGCTGAGGCCGAAGAACATGGGATCGACGTTCGTCCCCATTTTCAATCGGATATTCCGCCGGTCTTTCTTGATGTTCGGCTCATTCAACAAGTTTTGACGAACCTTGTTCGAAATGCCCAGGAAGCGATGCCATCGGGAGGGCTCCTGGAGCTCCAGACAAGTTGTCGTGACAACAACGTCGTCTTAGAGATCATCGATACCGGTTGCGGGATGTCTCCCGAGGCTTTAGACAAGATGTTCCATGTCTTCTTTTCTACAAAGCCAGCTGGCAGCGGGTTAGGGCTTCCAACAGTTCGTAAGATTGTCGAAGCGCACGGCGGGACTATCGATTGTGAAAGTGAACTCAACCGGGGAACGAAATTTACCCTCGTCTTTCCAATCGACAGAGCCGATCAAAAGTGA
- a CDS encoding tetratricopeptide repeat protein has product MSQVLCISGLLSIILGNALLANEELLAEAETELQLGDYQDAQKWFQKLIASDDLNEDLLISAFFGMSRVHAEQGEYEKAIDVLKRGVNRVEKSSRLWARLAEIHLETGEHAQARREIRKALDLDSQDLLALLVNAHLLTESGKLEEATEQFRSFVRIYNRLQPTDWQTLVTIGNGAAVYARWESVSQIFRFVVNTLCPDALNDNGDCWQAYVLSGNLLLEKYNEGQALPEFQSALEINPQCAEALVSMAHASLQDSKLDLAEGFAKQALKTNPNHVNALLVLAAVGILSEDEAAAGESLQKALKINPLKQETLGYFAAFDILQNRELTPQQCEQILSPLEEEEEEEEEARTEFTEIWTELTQRNPKPGAFLETIAATLDARRKYDHAEVFYRKAIEVMPQLSGPQTNLGMLYMRTGRVEEAQQILDSAFEADPFHVRVSNMRKLINVLNGYDAIASDHFVVRAAESDQLLAKMVSEYLEEIYPELTERYGFEPPVRSQFEIYSSAKDQSGHAWFSTRMIGLPWIQTVGASTGKIVAMTSPNESEDKFNWMRVIRHEFVHVLTLQKTNFNIPHWFTEAISVTEENIAMPVDWHRLLLKRFDNNSLFELATINNGFQKPEGPDDWTLAYCQSFLYAQYMQQEFGEQALRKLLDAYCVTGVTEEAVQSAFNIPLDTFETGYRQFIEAKVRSSRNQLPPEVLNFEQAQKLVEESPEDSAAHAQLALAMYAAVGFEQPVLELIETALKLDAGDPLASALKASHLLSNDKTDEALEVLASSSGSSTQSPIFLRVQAAAFEKAGRIEEAEQVLKLAMARFPLEPRFPKQLNELYELSDAEAEKKAVSLKKLASLDYDDISSRKSLARLYFSTKQYPEAIRWAKEGIAVDALDAETHRILADSYFKNQQTEQGISAYENLLMLDQTTFDDRLQFAKLLRKAKQFDRAKSVLRNLLNEDPDHVEAKTLLKLTERGL; this is encoded by the coding sequence ATGAGCCAAGTTCTTTGCATCAGTGGATTGCTATCCATCATTCTGGGCAATGCCCTGCTAGCAAATGAAGAGCTTCTGGCAGAAGCTGAAACTGAGCTTCAACTCGGTGACTACCAGGATGCCCAGAAATGGTTCCAAAAACTGATTGCTTCGGACGACCTGAACGAAGACTTGCTGATCTCCGCGTTCTTCGGAATGAGTCGCGTCCATGCAGAGCAAGGGGAGTACGAGAAAGCGATTGACGTTCTGAAACGTGGTGTTAATCGAGTCGAGAAGTCCTCTCGCCTTTGGGCTCGTCTGGCGGAGATCCATCTTGAAACTGGAGAACATGCACAAGCTCGACGCGAAATCCGAAAAGCACTCGATCTCGACTCGCAAGATTTGCTCGCACTCTTGGTGAACGCACACTTGTTGACGGAAAGCGGAAAACTTGAAGAAGCGACAGAGCAATTTCGCTCGTTCGTACGAATTTACAACCGCTTGCAACCGACCGATTGGCAAACGTTGGTAACAATTGGAAACGGAGCGGCGGTGTATGCTCGATGGGAAAGTGTCTCACAAATTTTTCGATTTGTTGTCAACACTCTCTGCCCGGATGCTTTAAATGACAATGGCGATTGCTGGCAAGCATATGTCCTTTCCGGAAACCTTCTCTTAGAGAAATACAACGAAGGACAAGCACTCCCGGAGTTTCAATCTGCGCTGGAAATCAATCCACAATGCGCCGAAGCTTTGGTCTCGATGGCTCACGCTTCGCTACAGGATTCCAAGCTCGACCTTGCAGAGGGATTTGCGAAACAAGCATTGAAAACAAATCCAAATCATGTCAACGCCTTACTAGTTCTGGCAGCCGTTGGGATTCTTTCCGAAGACGAAGCCGCCGCAGGAGAGAGTTTGCAGAAAGCATTAAAAATCAACCCACTGAAACAGGAAACACTTGGCTACTTCGCTGCCTTCGACATCCTGCAAAACCGTGAGCTCACGCCGCAGCAATGCGAGCAAATCCTCTCGCCTCTAGAAGAAGAAGAAGAAGAAGAAGAAGAAGCGAGGACTGAGTTTACCGAAATCTGGACGGAGCTGACGCAGAGGAATCCGAAGCCGGGAGCATTTCTGGAGACCATCGCCGCAACTCTTGATGCGCGGCGAAAATATGATCATGCCGAAGTCTTTTACCGCAAGGCGATTGAGGTCATGCCGCAGCTTTCGGGACCACAAACCAACCTCGGAATGCTCTACATGAGAACAGGGCGCGTCGAGGAAGCTCAGCAGATTCTTGACTCCGCATTCGAAGCAGATCCTTTCCATGTTCGCGTCAGTAACATGCGAAAGCTGATCAATGTTTTGAATGGCTATGACGCGATTGCCAGCGACCATTTTGTTGTCCGGGCAGCTGAATCGGATCAACTTCTGGCAAAAATGGTCTCCGAGTACCTTGAGGAAATCTACCCCGAACTGACAGAACGATATGGGTTCGAACCGCCAGTTCGCTCACAGTTCGAAATTTATAGCTCCGCGAAAGATCAATCTGGCCACGCCTGGTTCAGTACGCGGATGATCGGCTTGCCCTGGATTCAAACAGTTGGAGCCTCGACCGGGAAAATTGTCGCCATGACAAGCCCGAACGAAAGCGAAGACAAGTTCAACTGGATGCGAGTGATTCGCCATGAATTTGTACATGTGCTGACGCTGCAAAAAACAAACTTCAATATCCCTCACTGGTTCACCGAGGCAATCTCAGTCACAGAAGAAAACATTGCGATGCCCGTTGATTGGCATCGGTTACTTCTGAAACGCTTCGACAATAATTCGCTGTTCGAACTGGCGACGATCAACAATGGGTTTCAAAAACCTGAAGGCCCCGATGACTGGACGTTGGCGTATTGCCAGAGTTTTCTGTACGCCCAATACATGCAACAGGAATTCGGCGAACAAGCTTTGCGAAAACTCCTCGATGCCTATTGCGTCACCGGAGTAACTGAAGAGGCAGTTCAGTCGGCCTTCAATATTCCACTCGACACGTTTGAAACTGGCTATCGTCAATTCATCGAAGCGAAAGTCCGCAGTAGTCGAAATCAACTTCCTCCAGAAGTTTTGAATTTCGAACAAGCCCAAAAGCTCGTCGAAGAATCACCAGAAGATTCTGCGGCACATGCGCAACTCGCACTGGCGATGTATGCCGCAGTTGGCTTTGAACAACCAGTTCTCGAACTCATCGAAACGGCATTGAAACTCGACGCTGGCGATCCCCTCGCAAGTGCCTTGAAGGCAAGTCATCTTCTGTCCAACGACAAGACCGATGAGGCCCTTGAGGTACTCGCTTCCAGTTCCGGCTCGAGCACTCAATCGCCAATCTTTCTTCGCGTTCAGGCAGCTGCATTTGAAAAGGCAGGCAGAATTGAGGAAGCAGAACAAGTCCTCAAACTGGCGATGGCGAGATTTCCTTTAGAGCCTCGTTTTCCAAAACAGCTCAACGAGCTTTACGAACTCAGCGATGCAGAGGCTGAAAAGAAAGCAGTCTCGCTCAAGAAACTGGCCAGCCTGGATTATGATGACATTTCGTCTCGTAAGAGCCTCGCACGTTTGTACTTCTCGACGAAGCAGTATCCCGAAGCGATTCGTTGGGCAAAAGAGGGGATTGCTGTCGACGCACTCGACGCCGAGACTCACAGAATTCTGGCAGATTCATACTTCAAGAATCAGCAAACAGAACAAGGGATCAGTGCGTACGAAAACTTGTTGATGCTTGATCAGACAACATTTGATGATCGCCTGCAATTCGCAAAGCTCTTGCGAAAAGCGAAGCAGTTCGATCGAGCAAAATCGGTTCTAAGAAATCTCCTGAACGAAGATCCAGATCACGTCGAAGCGAAAACACTCCTCAAACTGACAGAACGCGGATTGTGA
- a CDS encoding YdjY domain-containing protein, whose translation MLHFYQSPNPKHFLNRRSGSASWQTALVAVILCMIGTASFSFAEDKEAKPIPLNKKETVLLDKANNRLLLKGEVCLRQGVLEMLVCGKQTKEHESIISLDAKAAVIHAGLLGLGAMPGRPVQFQPEFSPPQGQQIDVFVIWKDKAGTTHRRPAQEWVRHVTYRYFEASLTNVPAGVKIDPAADDGLRYDSMNQVLLHFGTMSKEKRDEFLAMSENKPYQAAINKMYKESQPRQMKADFVFAGSGFSKLEDGSNYYQAEGGSFICVANFGDAMIDVAIKSSADDSAGRSFEPYTERIPPVDTPVTVELIPRQPEKTEKTDKANKKTTPAPK comes from the coding sequence ATGCTCCATTTCTATCAAAGTCCGAACCCAAAGCATTTTTTGAACCGGCGTTCAGGATCTGCCTCGTGGCAAACTGCTCTGGTCGCTGTCATCTTGTGCATGATTGGCACAGCCAGCTTCAGTTTCGCGGAAGACAAAGAGGCCAAGCCGATTCCACTGAACAAGAAAGAGACCGTCTTGCTCGATAAAGCGAACAATCGCCTTTTGTTGAAAGGTGAAGTCTGTCTACGACAGGGAGTTCTGGAAATGCTCGTGTGTGGAAAACAGACCAAAGAGCATGAATCGATTATTTCTCTGGATGCAAAAGCAGCAGTCATTCACGCGGGACTGCTAGGCTTGGGAGCCATGCCCGGACGCCCCGTTCAGTTCCAACCCGAATTCAGTCCGCCCCAAGGCCAGCAGATTGACGTGTTCGTCATCTGGAAGGACAAAGCAGGCACCACACACCGCCGCCCCGCTCAAGAGTGGGTTCGTCACGTGACTTATCGCTACTTCGAAGCCTCCCTGACCAACGTTCCTGCTGGAGTAAAAATCGACCCCGCTGCCGATGACGGGTTACGATACGACAGCATGAATCAAGTGTTGCTCCACTTTGGGACAATGTCCAAAGAGAAGCGTGACGAATTCCTGGCAATGAGCGAAAACAAGCCGTACCAGGCTGCCATCAACAAGATGTACAAAGAAAGTCAGCCCCGGCAGATGAAGGCAGACTTTGTTTTTGCCGGCTCCGGTTTTTCGAAACTGGAAGATGGATCGAATTACTACCAGGCAGAAGGAGGTAGCTTCATTTGTGTCGCCAATTTTGGAGATGCCATGATTGATGTCGCAATCAAAAGCTCTGCCGACGATTCTGCCGGTCGGTCCTTCGAACCGTATACCGAACGCATTCCTCCAGTCGACACTCCTGTCACCGTCGAACTGATTCCGCGTCAACCTGAAAAAACAGAGAAGACGGACAAGGCAAACAAGAAGACCACCCCCGCACCCAAATAA
- a CDS encoding dihydrodipicolinate synthase family protein: MTDTVLPLKGIIPPLVTPLLGRDEIDVDGTRRLVDHVIEGGVHGLFILGTSGEAPSLSHKTQQEFIQIACEQIQGRVPVLVGITDTSMTESIEFAKFSQSCGADAVVLATPYYFPMHQQDLKRYIEEMAAELPLPFLLYNMPSHTKVSYEIGTIESLMKLEKFIGVKDSSADMLYYNKLIELKSERENFTVLVGPEELMAQSVLMGGDGGISGGANLAPSLYVSLYEAAVTEDLREVHRLQHQVLRLSKSLYEVGAAPTGYLAGIKTALGFTGLCSDRLCEPLYEMPEERKQVIHQHMSDLGLFESMRTEGIASQGIKKKSNS, from the coding sequence ATGACAGATACAGTGCTCCCTTTGAAAGGCATTATTCCTCCTCTGGTGACCCCGCTGCTGGGGCGTGATGAAATCGATGTCGATGGCACTCGGAGGCTCGTTGATCATGTCATTGAGGGGGGAGTGCATGGGTTGTTTATTTTGGGGACGAGTGGAGAGGCTCCCAGTCTCAGTCATAAAACTCAGCAGGAATTCATTCAAATCGCCTGCGAACAGATTCAGGGTCGCGTGCCGGTTTTGGTCGGAATCACTGATACGTCGATGACAGAGTCAATCGAGTTCGCCAAATTCTCACAAAGCTGCGGAGCCGATGCCGTTGTCCTGGCGACACCCTATTACTTCCCGATGCATCAGCAAGATTTAAAGCGATACATTGAAGAGATGGCTGCGGAGTTGCCACTTCCGTTCTTGCTGTACAACATGCCCAGCCACACAAAAGTCTCTTATGAAATCGGAACGATCGAATCGTTGATGAAACTTGAAAAGTTCATCGGAGTCAAAGACAGCTCTGCGGATATGCTGTATTACAATAAATTGATCGAGCTGAAATCAGAGCGTGAGAATTTTACGGTTCTGGTAGGACCGGAAGAGTTGATGGCACAGTCGGTACTGATGGGAGGAGACGGCGGAATTTCTGGGGGAGCGAATCTTGCCCCGAGCTTATACGTCTCCCTTTACGAAGCTGCTGTGACCGAGGACTTGCGAGAAGTACATCGGCTTCAGCACCAGGTCTTACGGCTTTCCAAAAGTTTGTACGAAGTTGGTGCCGCACCGACCGGATATCTCGCTGGGATCAAAACGGCGTTGGGATTCACTGGGCTTTGTAGCGATCGGTTATGCGAACCACTGTACGAAATGCCAGAGGAAAGAAAGCAAGTGATCCATCAACACATGTCGGACCTCGGGCTTTTTGAGAGCATGCGTACCGAAGGGATCGCGAGTCAGGGAATCAAGAAGAAGTCAAATTCATGA
- the rnhA gene encoding ribonuclease HI, with the protein MSADQVSNCPFVQLFTDGACSGNPGPGGWGYILRHPATGSEKEGSGGDRETTNNQMELMAVISGLEALSKSSEVEVITDSVYVAKGSKEWMPNWKKNGWQRREGKKLKPVKNVELWQRLDNLLSQHDVRFTVVKGHSGHPENERCDELAVAATQSFK; encoded by the coding sequence ATGTCTGCTGATCAGGTATCGAACTGCCCGTTTGTGCAACTTTTCACTGACGGAGCTTGCAGCGGAAACCCCGGTCCCGGTGGTTGGGGATACATTCTCAGGCACCCGGCAACTGGTTCTGAAAAGGAAGGGAGCGGCGGAGATCGTGAGACAACCAACAACCAAATGGAGTTGATGGCTGTCATCAGCGGGCTCGAAGCGCTTTCGAAATCTTCAGAAGTGGAAGTGATTACTGATAGCGTGTACGTCGCAAAAGGTTCGAAAGAGTGGATGCCGAACTGGAAAAAGAACGGCTGGCAACGGCGTGAGGGGAAAAAACTCAAACCGGTTAAGAATGTCGAACTCTGGCAGCGACTCGACAACTTACTTTCCCAGCATGACGTCCGTTTTACAGTGGTTAAGGGCCATAGTGGCCACCCGGAGAACGAACGCTGTGATGAACTCGCTGTCGCTGCGACTCAATCCTTCAAATAA
- the nadB gene encoding L-aspartate oxidase has product MSLLHHSPPQRYLIRFDPKRIPHMFVDVLIIGTGIAGVRAALEVDPKLRVVMVTKDQVSVSNSSWAQGGIAGVLDPSDEFSNHAEDTITAGAGLCDEDVVKAVVESAPKCIRELAAYGANFDKIDGHIALTTEGGHSHPRVAHALGDATGKELMRALIDSIRGASGTEIWEKTFTIDLLTYDGECRGALMWNSYHGKTFVWAKQTIVATGGAGRLYRETTNPDIATADGHALAYRAGAELRDMEMMQFHPTVLYIAGSSRHLISEAVRGEGGHLVDVAGYRFMGDYDDRLELAPRDIVSRAITDQMEKTRHPCVYLDLTHLDPNMIANRFPNISEMCREFGLDLAKDRIPVRPGAHYMVGGLTVDLNGKTTLPRLWAAGEVTSSGLHGANRLASNSLLEGLFFGINAGLGASEAALQIPDNFEAPPVLSGSTFMENQDSLNLTDLLNSLGAIMWRNVGIRRDETGLAAAATQVDFWERYVSLREFQSVEGWELQNMLLVARLIIESARARKESRGVHYRSDYPESDDSFQGHVSIVSQQ; this is encoded by the coding sequence ATGTCCTTACTTCACCATTCACCCCCTCAACGTTATTTGATTCGTTTTGATCCAAAGCGGATTCCACACATGTTTGTCGATGTGTTGATTATCGGAACAGGCATCGCAGGTGTCCGCGCAGCTCTGGAAGTCGATCCGAAACTTCGAGTCGTCATGGTCACCAAAGATCAGGTCTCGGTGTCGAACAGTTCCTGGGCTCAAGGAGGGATTGCTGGAGTTCTGGACCCGTCTGATGAATTTAGCAACCACGCTGAGGATACCATCACAGCAGGTGCAGGACTGTGTGATGAGGATGTGGTCAAAGCCGTTGTGGAATCAGCCCCGAAGTGTATTCGTGAGTTGGCAGCCTACGGAGCTAACTTCGACAAGATCGACGGACATATCGCGTTGACGACAGAAGGTGGTCACAGCCACCCGCGAGTCGCTCATGCCCTCGGTGACGCCACTGGGAAAGAGCTCATGCGGGCCTTGATCGACAGCATTCGTGGCGCGAGCGGCACGGAGATCTGGGAGAAAACGTTTACCATCGATTTGCTCACTTACGACGGGGAATGTCGTGGAGCGTTGATGTGGAATTCATACCACGGGAAGACGTTTGTCTGGGCGAAGCAGACGATTGTAGCGACCGGCGGCGCTGGTCGCTTGTACCGCGAGACGACCAACCCGGACATTGCGACTGCCGACGGGCATGCTCTTGCGTACCGGGCTGGGGCTGAACTTCGAGACATGGAGATGATGCAATTTCATCCCACCGTTCTGTATATCGCGGGAAGCTCACGGCATCTCATCTCTGAAGCGGTGCGTGGCGAAGGAGGTCATCTGGTTGATGTCGCCGGATATCGATTCATGGGAGATTACGATGATCGATTGGAGCTCGCCCCCAGAGATATTGTCAGCCGCGCGATCACTGATCAGATGGAGAAGACACGGCATCCTTGCGTCTATCTCGACTTGACGCATCTCGACCCGAACATGATCGCGAATCGATTCCCAAACATCAGCGAGATGTGTCGGGAGTTTGGACTCGATCTGGCCAAAGATCGAATTCCGGTTCGGCCGGGGGCTCATTATATGGTCGGCGGACTGACCGTCGACTTAAATGGAAAAACGACTTTGCCCAGACTATGGGCGGCCGGAGAAGTGACTTCGAGTGGACTGCATGGAGCGAATCGTCTCGCGTCGAACAGTTTGCTGGAAGGATTGTTTTTCGGGATCAACGCCGGACTTGGTGCTTCCGAAGCGGCACTCCAGATTCCTGATAACTTTGAGGCTCCCCCAGTCCTTTCGGGGTCAACGTTTATGGAGAACCAAGACAGTCTGAACTTGACGGATCTTCTCAATTCGCTGGGGGCAATCATGTGGAGAAACGTTGGGATTCGTCGCGATGAAACTGGTTTAGCCGCTGCAGCGACGCAAGTTGATTTCTGGGAACGATATGTTTCGCTACGGGAATTTCAGTCTGTCGAAGGCTGGGAACTCCAGAATATGCTTCTGGTCGCTCGTCTCATCATTGAGTCGGCCCGCGCCAGAAAAGAGAGTCGGGGAGTCCACTATCGCAGCGACTACCCAGAATCAGATGACAGCTTTCAGGGACATGTTTCAATTGTGAGCCAGCAATGA
- a CDS encoding metal ABC transporter permease: MLHQFFTLLDNWHPWDTSMVVAGALAAMACAIPGVWLVLRRQSMMGDALSHTALPGVVLAILFSQWLSHSFDWIPEHSTAEPILLISGAVLIGVLTSVLTEWVQRLGRVESSAALGVVFTSLFALGLLLIRLKADVHLDLDCVLFGQLELIVWDEISFLGYDFPRAYLVNGSSLLLNLILLVLFYKELRIAAFDPDLATVQGINSRLVNDVLMAATAVTVVMAFRSVGSILVIGLLIVPAATAVLLTDRLHLTIAISLVVAGLSAILGQILAKTVPVMVFQPLGFDQVQDAGTSGMIAVACGLFFIAAFLLSPRYGLLGKGFSRLKLRMQIAADDILSTVYRFEEQLGELYVSASQTEKETVWIPPFERWLAMFRLRRLGLLLASTQGLALTDQGRSRAAELIGSHRLWESYMQKHFDLPDDHLHETAHYVEHFLDEKMREQLKHELDSPDVDPHGRKIPDEN; encoded by the coding sequence ATGCTCCATCAATTTTTCACACTTCTGGACAACTGGCATCCGTGGGACACATCCATGGTTGTCGCGGGGGCATTGGCTGCTATGGCTTGTGCGATTCCCGGTGTTTGGCTTGTGTTGCGTCGGCAAAGCATGATGGGCGATGCGCTCAGCCATACAGCGTTGCCAGGTGTCGTGTTGGCGATTCTGTTCTCGCAGTGGTTAAGTCATTCCTTTGACTGGATTCCGGAACACTCAACAGCTGAGCCGATCCTGTTAATCAGCGGCGCAGTTCTCATCGGTGTGCTCACTTCCGTTCTGACTGAATGGGTCCAGCGACTTGGACGCGTCGAAAGTAGCGCTGCGTTGGGGGTTGTGTTTACGTCGCTGTTCGCGTTGGGCTTGTTGTTGATTCGACTCAAGGCGGACGTTCATCTGGATTTAGATTGCGTGCTGTTTGGTCAGCTTGAACTGATCGTTTGGGACGAAATTTCGTTTCTGGGATATGATTTCCCACGAGCATATCTGGTGAATGGAAGTTCGTTGCTTCTGAACCTGATTCTCCTTGTTCTCTTTTACAAAGAACTGCGAATCGCAGCCTTCGATCCGGACCTTGCAACGGTTCAGGGAATCAACTCTCGCCTCGTGAATGATGTGCTCATGGCAGCCACTGCGGTGACTGTTGTGATGGCGTTTCGATCAGTCGGTAGCATCCTTGTTATTGGCCTGTTGATTGTCCCGGCGGCGACTGCCGTCTTGCTGACGGACCGATTGCACCTGACAATTGCGATCAGTTTAGTCGTGGCAGGTTTGAGCGCGATCCTGGGGCAAATTCTTGCGAAGACAGTGCCTGTCATGGTGTTTCAGCCATTGGGGTTCGATCAGGTTCAAGATGCCGGAACGTCCGGGATGATTGCTGTCGCGTGTGGCCTCTTCTTCATAGCTGCTTTTCTGTTGTCTCCTCGTTATGGGTTACTTGGAAAAGGTTTTTCGCGATTAAAGTTGCGCATGCAAATTGCTGCCGACGATATTCTTTCAACCGTCTATCGATTTGAAGAACAACTTGGGGAACTGTATGTCAGTGCCTCCCAGACAGAAAAAGAGACTGTGTGGATTCCGCCGTTCGAGCGCTGGCTCGCGATGTTTCGACTTCGGCGACTCGGGTTGTTGCTCGCATCAACTCAAGGGCTTGCGTTGACTGATCAAGGCCGTTCCCGTGCTGCAGAACTCATCGGCAGCCACCGTCTTTGGGAGTCCTACATGCAGAAACACTTCGACCTTCCAGATGACCATCTCCATGAGACCGCTCATTATGTCGAACACTTTCTCGATGAAAAGATGAGAGAACAGCTCAAGCATGAACTGGACTCGCCTGACGTTGATCCACATGGCCGTAAAATTCCCGATGAGAACTGA